One window of Solwaraspora sp. WMMA2056 genomic DNA carries:
- the dmpG gene encoding 4-hydroxy-2-oxovalerate aldolase, producing the protein MGVKLQICDSTLRDGNHAVAHQLGRADIGAYARAAEAAGVDVLEVGHGNGLGASSIQVGIAAISDVEMLRAAKAELRNSRLGVLSIPGFASVERDLKPALDCGVDEVRVGAHCTEADVTCQQVTMLRSMGVRVKGLLLMSHMASAGKLAEQAGLMQDYGAEAVVLMDSAGAYTPEMVREKVGELVEKLDIAIGFHAHNNLGLSVINSITAIRAGASIVDVTARGFGAGAGNAPIELVAANLHVEQIEARIKLFGALDAADTAEERFVKHVPTNDSVTIASGIAGVFSGFAAPVRRASRRFGVDPREILLELGRRRVVAGQEDTIIEVAMALAAERASADLTHAFADHI; encoded by the coding sequence ATGGGCGTGAAACTGCAGATCTGTGACTCGACGCTGCGCGACGGCAACCACGCCGTCGCCCACCAGCTCGGCCGGGCGGACATCGGCGCCTACGCTCGGGCGGCCGAGGCAGCCGGGGTGGACGTCCTGGAGGTCGGGCACGGCAACGGGCTCGGCGCCTCGTCCATTCAGGTCGGCATCGCCGCCATCAGCGACGTGGAGATGCTGCGCGCCGCGAAGGCCGAGCTGCGCAACTCGCGGCTGGGTGTGCTCTCCATCCCCGGCTTCGCCAGCGTCGAACGTGACCTCAAGCCCGCCCTCGACTGCGGCGTTGACGAGGTCCGGGTGGGCGCGCACTGCACCGAGGCCGACGTCACCTGTCAGCAGGTCACGATGCTGCGGTCGATGGGCGTACGCGTGAAGGGCCTGCTGCTGATGAGCCACATGGCGTCGGCCGGGAAGCTGGCCGAGCAGGCGGGGCTCATGCAAGACTACGGCGCCGAGGCGGTCGTGCTGATGGACTCCGCCGGCGCGTACACCCCGGAGATGGTCCGGGAGAAGGTCGGCGAGCTGGTCGAGAAGCTCGACATCGCGATCGGTTTCCACGCCCACAACAACCTGGGCCTCTCGGTGATCAACAGCATCACCGCAATCCGCGCGGGTGCATCCATCGTGGACGTGACGGCGCGTGGATTCGGCGCCGGGGCGGGGAACGCACCGATCGAACTGGTCGCCGCCAACCTGCACGTCGAGCAGATCGAGGCGCGGATCAAGCTTTTCGGCGCGCTGGACGCGGCGGACACCGCCGAGGAACGGTTCGTGAAACACGTGCCGACCAACGACAGCGTCACCATCGCCAGCGGCATCGCCGGGGTGTTCTCCGGGTTCGCGGCTCCGGTGCGGCGCGCCAGCCGGCGCTTCGGCGTCGATCCCCGCGAGATCCTGCTCGAATTGGGCAGGCGGCGGGTGGTGGCCGGCCAGGAGGACACCATCATCGAGGTCGCTATGGCCCTGGCCGCCGAGCGGGCGTCCGCGGACCTGACGCACGCCTTTGCTGACCACATCTGA
- a CDS encoding class I SAM-dependent methyltransferase, producing the protein MERKDSEAVADAAAVAALLLIGAEIGADQVLDAGEPFSAADVAKAVDVPVAGITAYLGALLAAGLIVDTEVPGTFQVAADYPGLRYQAGYVSWAMNANGPFLDNARAFLTDPAAAAHVHRRNGRRVAVSSRWIGQRAFYPQLIEQVAAAGALQVSDLGAGAGGLLIKLLQEDPARTGTAVDSNGAACAAARQAALAAGVHDRLTVFERPIESLVDNPEPVAGAEAVLASYVIHDIVADDGIALDVLGALRDALAPGGILAVADAVSYARRPEERKFSALFTYLHATFMSVTLPTEQEWLDKFAAAGFSQTKVVPIGLPGGRLFVATR; encoded by the coding sequence ATGGAACGGAAAGATTCGGAAGCCGTGGCCGATGCGGCTGCGGTCGCCGCGCTGCTTCTGATCGGCGCCGAGATCGGAGCCGATCAGGTTCTGGACGCGGGCGAGCCGTTCAGCGCCGCGGACGTGGCCAAGGCCGTTGACGTCCCGGTCGCCGGCATAACCGCGTACCTGGGGGCATTGCTCGCCGCCGGCCTAATCGTCGACACCGAGGTTCCGGGCACCTTCCAGGTGGCCGCCGACTACCCCGGCCTTCGTTACCAGGCCGGGTACGTGTCCTGGGCGATGAACGCGAACGGCCCCTTCCTGGACAACGCCCGCGCGTTCCTCACGGACCCGGCCGCGGCCGCCCATGTCCACCGACGCAACGGGCGGCGGGTCGCGGTCAGCTCGCGGTGGATCGGCCAGCGCGCCTTCTACCCGCAGCTCATCGAGCAGGTGGCGGCAGCCGGGGCGCTGCAGGTGTCGGACCTCGGCGCCGGCGCCGGCGGACTGCTCATCAAGCTGCTGCAGGAGGACCCGGCCCGTACCGGCACGGCGGTCGACAGCAACGGCGCGGCCTGTGCTGCGGCGCGGCAGGCCGCCCTCGCCGCCGGGGTGCACGACCGGCTGACGGTCTTCGAGCGGCCAATCGAGTCGTTGGTCGACAACCCCGAACCGGTCGCGGGCGCGGAAGCCGTTCTCGCGAGCTATGTCATACACGACATCGTGGCCGATGACGGTATCGCCCTGGATGTCCTGGGAGCCCTGCGCGACGCGCTGGCCCCAGGCGGGATCCTCGCCGTGGCCGACGCGGTCTCCTACGCGCGGCGGCCGGAGGAGCGCAAGTTCAGCGCCCTCTTCACCTACCTGCACGCCACCTTCATGAGCGTCACCCTCCCCACCGAGCAGGAGTGGCTGGACAAGTTCGCGGCGGCTGGCTTCTCGCAGACCAAGGTCGTTCCGATCGGCCTGCCCGGCGGTCGGCTCTTCGTGGCGACCAGATGA